One window from the genome of Acuticoccus sp. I52.16.1 encodes:
- the infA gene encoding translation initiation factor IF-1 has product MAKEEVLEFPGQVTELLPNATFRVKLENEHEIIAHTAGRMRKNRIRVLAGDRVLVEMTPYDLTKGRITYRYK; this is encoded by the coding sequence ATGGCGAAAGAGGAAGTGTTGGAGTTTCCGGGTCAGGTGACCGAGCTCCTCCCCAACGCGACGTTCCGCGTCAAGCTCGAGAACGAGCATGAGATTATTGCGCATACTGCCGGGCGGATGCGCAAGAACCGTATCCGTGTTCTCGCAGGCGACCGCGTGTTGGTCGAAATGACTCCGTACGACCTGACCAAGGGTCGCATTACATACCGCTACAAGTGA
- a CDS encoding STAS domain-containing protein gives MSELVVELETTGEVVVFICNGRVDSNTAKTLQSTVIGKIQDGAHRVVMDLTHTNYISSAGLRVILMAGKQIKAASGNFVLCGMQPSVREVFEVTGFLRLFEVSDTRDEAVSAAQ, from the coding sequence GTGAGCGAGCTAGTCGTCGAACTCGAAACCACGGGCGAGGTGGTCGTCTTCATCTGCAACGGCCGCGTCGATTCGAACACCGCCAAGACCCTGCAATCGACCGTCATCGGGAAGATCCAGGACGGGGCGCACCGGGTCGTGATGGACCTCACCCACACCAACTACATCTCGAGCGCCGGCCTGCGCGTGATCCTGATGGCCGGCAAGCAGATCAAGGCCGCCAGTGGGAATTTCGTGCTGTGCGGCATGCAGCCCTCCGTGCGCGAGGTGTTCGAGGTGACGGGGTTCCTGCGCCTGTTCGAGGTGAGCGATACGCGCGACGAGGCCGTCAGCGCGGCGCAATAG
- a CDS encoding Maf family nucleotide pyrophosphatase, producing the protein MARVRNSVLILASGSPRRLALLEQIGIVPDHISPADVDETPERKERPSAYAMRLAREKAEVAADRAKAMLNARDTYVLAADTVVAVGRRIMPKAESYDVAQACLKALSGRNHTVYTAVVVIGPRGRTRDRLVETRVKMKRLSDREVVDYLSSGEWDGKAGGYAIQGRAGAFVARIVGSYSSVVGLPLYESAQLLGGMGFTRTGETIADEVPV; encoded by the coding sequence ATGGCGCGAGTGCGCAACTCCGTCCTGATCCTGGCATCGGGCTCACCCCGACGGTTGGCGCTCCTGGAGCAGATCGGCATCGTCCCCGATCACATCTCGCCGGCCGACGTCGACGAGACGCCCGAGCGCAAGGAACGCCCCAGCGCCTATGCGATGCGCCTGGCGCGCGAGAAGGCCGAAGTCGCGGCCGATCGCGCCAAGGCGATGCTCAACGCGCGCGACACCTACGTGCTGGCGGCCGACACGGTCGTCGCCGTGGGGCGGCGGATCATGCCCAAGGCCGAGTCCTACGATGTCGCCCAGGCGTGCTTGAAGGCGCTGTCGGGGCGCAACCACACCGTCTACACCGCGGTCGTGGTGATCGGCCCGCGCGGGCGCACGCGCGACCGTCTGGTCGAGACGCGCGTGAAGATGAAGCGGCTGTCCGATCGCGAGGTCGTCGACTACCTGTCGAGCGGCGAGTGGGACGGCAAGGCGGGCGGATACGCCATCCAGGGCCGTGCCGGCGCCTTCGTGGCCCGCATCGTCGGCTCCTATTCGTCCGTCGTCGGCCTGCCGCTCTACGAAAGCGCGCAACTCCTCGGCGGCATGGGCTTCACCCGCACCGGCGAGACGATCGCCGACGAGGTGCCGGTGTGA
- the yacG gene encoding DNA gyrase inhibitor YacG, with amino-acid sequence MNAHDPAVPPPARPCPVCGKESQRETRPFCSKRCADVDLHRWLGGQYRVPVIEEDGGQDETPRDE; translated from the coding sequence GTGAACGCGCACGATCCCGCTGTCCCGCCCCCGGCGCGCCCGTGCCCCGTGTGCGGCAAGGAATCCCAGCGCGAGACGCGGCCGTTCTGCTCCAAGCGGTGCGCCGACGTCGACCTTCACCGCTGGCTCGGCGGCCAGTACCGCGTCCCCGTGATCGAGGAAGACGGCGGCCAGGACGAGACCCCGCGTGACGAGTGA
- a CDS encoding ATP-binding protein — translation MSAAIEFRLTTTDELTALLDAVEAFGEAQDLPVKTVMTLNLVLEELVTNAIHYGAGPNGAVVDVWAELRDARVYGCVRDNGIAFNPLTARMPDTEAPIEERPIGGLGLYIVREMAHNLDYQREGAENVLKFQLSVQEG, via the coding sequence ATGAGCGCCGCCATCGAATTCAGGCTGACCACTACCGACGAGCTGACCGCCCTGCTCGACGCCGTCGAGGCGTTCGGCGAGGCGCAGGACCTGCCGGTGAAGACCGTGATGACGTTGAACCTCGTGCTGGAGGAACTCGTCACCAACGCGATCCACTACGGCGCCGGGCCGAACGGCGCGGTGGTCGACGTCTGGGCCGAGCTGCGCGACGCGCGCGTCTACGGCTGCGTGCGTGACAACGGCATCGCCTTCAACCCGCTCACCGCCCGCATGCCGGACACCGAGGCGCCGATCGAGGAGCGCCCCATCGGCGGCCTCGGCCTCTACATCGTGCGCGAGATGGCGCACAACCTGGACTATCAACGCGAGGGGGCGGAGAACGTCCTCAAATTCCAACTATCTGTTCAAGAAGGCTGA
- the murA gene encoding UDP-N-acetylglucosamine 1-carboxyvinyltransferase, with product MDRIRITGGAPLEGSIPISGAKNAALPLMIASLLTDETLTLQNVPRLADVQKLFHILANHGVDTAFQGKRSGEDELAGQTVNLTARAIVDTTAPYELVSTMRASFWVIGPLLARMGEARVSLPGGCAIGTRPVDFFIEGLKGLGADIDIERGYVVAKTKGGLIGNRVRLPKPSVGATHTLLMAATLARGETVIENAAREPEIVDLAECLIQMGAKIEGQGTSSITIEGVPRLYGARHKVLPDRIETGTYALATAMAGGDVTLEGASADHLERPIELMRAAGAEIDVTNRGLRVRRNGHGIVAVDAETEPYPGFPTDLQAQFMAVMCAGKGTSHVTETIFENRFMHVQELARLGADISLNGQTATIKGVDRLKGAPVMATDLRASVSLVIAGLAAEGETEVSRIYHLDRGFERLEQKLSRCGAQIERVSG from the coding sequence ATGGACCGCATCCGCATTACCGGTGGCGCACCGCTCGAGGGGTCCATCCCGATCTCCGGCGCGAAGAACGCCGCGCTGCCGCTGATGATCGCCTCCCTGCTGACCGACGAGACGCTGACGCTGCAAAACGTCCCGCGCCTCGCCGACGTGCAGAAGCTGTTCCACATCCTCGCCAACCACGGCGTCGACACCGCCTTCCAGGGCAAGCGCTCCGGTGAGGACGAGCTGGCCGGGCAGACGGTGAACCTCACCGCCCGCGCCATCGTCGACACCACCGCCCCCTACGAGCTGGTCTCGACCATGCGCGCCTCGTTCTGGGTGATCGGCCCGCTGCTGGCCCGCATGGGCGAGGCGCGCGTGTCGCTCCCCGGCGGCTGCGCCATCGGCACCCGCCCGGTGGACTTCTTCATCGAGGGGCTGAAGGGCCTCGGCGCCGACATCGACATCGAGCGCGGCTACGTCGTCGCCAAGACCAAGGGCGGTCTGATCGGCAACCGCGTGCGGCTGCCCAAGCCGTCGGTCGGCGCGACGCACACGCTGCTGATGGCCGCGACGCTCGCCCGCGGCGAGACGGTGATCGAGAACGCCGCCCGCGAGCCGGAGATCGTCGACCTCGCCGAGTGCCTGATCCAGATGGGCGCCAAGATCGAGGGGCAGGGGACGAGCTCCATCACCATCGAGGGCGTGCCGCGCCTCTACGGTGCCCGCCACAAGGTCCTGCCCGACCGGATCGAGACCGGCACCTACGCGCTGGCGACGGCGATGGCCGGCGGCGACGTGACGCTGGAGGGCGCCTCGGCCGACCATCTGGAGCGGCCGATCGAGCTGATGCGCGCCGCCGGGGCGGAGATCGACGTCACCAACCGCGGCCTGCGCGTGCGCCGCAACGGCCACGGCATCGTCGCGGTCGACGCCGAGACCGAGCCCTATCCCGGCTTCCCGACCGATCTGCAGGCCCAGTTCATGGCGGTGATGTGCGCCGGCAAGGGCACCAGCCATGTCACCGAGACGATCTTCGAGAACCGCTTCATGCACGTGCAGGAGCTGGCCCGGCTCGGCGCCGACATTTCGCTCAACGGCCAGACCGCGACCATCAAGGGCGTCGATCGGCTGAAGGGCGCGCCGGTGATGGCGACGGACCTGCGCGCCTCGGTGTCGCTGGTGATCGCCGGCCTCGCGGCCGAGGGCGAAACGGAGGTCTCGCGCATCTACCACCTCGACCGCGGCTTCGAGCGGCTGGAGCAGAAGCTGTCGCGCTGCGGCGCCCAGATCGAGCGCGTCTCCGGCTAG
- a CDS encoding DUF2948 family protein — MTSSPLPVKMFALDEDDLAVVSAHVQDAVAKVADIRWSPADGHFAIPMNRFAWELTADRKTRRKGDQRRRAVLSFARVTRAQVTGIAPGAQDAVLSVLAVLFTATDAPAGVVTVVCSGDVMIRLEVECIEAQLADMGGAWSASMRPKHVVGR; from the coding sequence ATGACGTCGTCCCCTCTCCCCGTGAAGATGTTCGCGCTCGACGAAGACGACCTCGCCGTCGTGTCCGCCCACGTGCAGGACGCGGTGGCCAAGGTGGCGGACATCCGGTGGTCCCCGGCCGACGGGCACTTCGCCATTCCGATGAACCGCTTCGCCTGGGAGCTGACGGCCGACCGCAAGACGCGCCGCAAGGGCGACCAGCGGCGCCGCGCCGTGCTCTCCTTCGCGCGCGTGACGCGGGCGCAGGTCACCGGCATCGCCCCCGGCGCGCAGGACGCGGTGCTGTCCGTCCTCGCCGTCCTCTTCACAGCCACGGACGCGCCCGCCGGCGTCGTCACCGTGGTCTGCTCCGGCGACGTGATGATTCGCCTCGAGGTCGAGTGCATCGAGGCGCAGCTGGCCGACATGGGCGGGGCGTGGAGCGCGTCGATGCGCCCCAAGCACGTGGTCGGCCGCTGA
- a CDS encoding UPF0262 family protein produces MSDEDSARLIAVTLDEASIDRGTPDVEHERAVAVYDLLEENVFRPVGVGPGPYRLILSIQENRLVFTIRSEAGEHLVAHMLSLTPLRKVVKDYFLICESYFSAIRSAAPAQIEAIDMGRRGVHDEGSRLLAERLEGKIEVDHATARRLFTLICALHFKG; encoded by the coding sequence ATGAGTGACGAGGACAGCGCCCGCCTCATCGCCGTCACGCTGGACGAGGCGTCGATCGACCGCGGTACGCCCGACGTCGAGCACGAGCGCGCGGTGGCGGTGTACGACCTCCTGGAGGAGAACGTCTTCCGTCCGGTCGGGGTGGGGCCGGGGCCGTACCGGCTGATCCTGTCGATCCAGGAGAACCGGCTGGTCTTCACCATTCGGAGCGAGGCCGGCGAGCACCTCGTGGCGCACATGCTGTCGCTGACGCCGCTGCGGAAGGTGGTGAAGGACTACTTCCTCATCTGCGAGAGCTACTTCTCGGCGATCCGCAGCGCGGCCCCGGCGCAGATCGAGGCGATCGACATGGGCCGGCGCGGCGTGCACGACGAGGGATCGCGGCTGCTGGCCGAGCGGCTGGAGGGCAAGATCGAGGTCGACCACGCCACGGCGCGGCGGCTCTTCACGCTGATCTGTGCCCTGCATTTCAAGGGATGA
- the hisD gene encoding histidinol dehydrogenase, with the protein MRRLDSRDPGFAQAFAALLADQREFSADVTSIVDTVLQDVRARGDAAVAEYTQRFDRVDFAVTPMAVTPEEIAAARAAVPDEVIDALIFARDRIAVFHEKQIPADARFTDPVGAVLGWRWTPLASVGLYVPGGQAAYPSSLLMNAVPAKVAGVKRLVMTVPAPGGHLEPVVLAAAEIAGVTEIYRIGGAQAIAALAYGTATIAPVDKIVGPGNAYVAAAKRQVFGTVGIDMVAGPSEVVVVADETARADIVAADLLAQAEHDEVAQSILITTSPELAGEVDAAVAEQLEVLPRRAVAEASWRDHGAIILVADLDEAAALVDRLAPEHLELAVADPEALAAKVSQAGAIFLGMMTPEAIGDYVAGPNHVLPTSRSARFSSGLSSFDFLKRTTMLSLDRAALEALAGPAMTLAASEGLDAHRLSIARRLSSS; encoded by the coding sequence ATGCGCCGGCTGGACAGCCGGGACCCCGGCTTCGCGCAGGCGTTCGCCGCCCTCCTCGCCGACCAGCGCGAGTTCTCGGCCGACGTGACCTCCATCGTCGACACCGTGTTGCAGGACGTGCGCGCCCGCGGCGACGCCGCCGTCGCCGAATATACGCAGCGGTTCGACCGGGTGGACTTCGCGGTGACGCCGATGGCCGTCACGCCGGAGGAGATCGCCGCCGCCCGCGCCGCCGTGCCGGACGAGGTGATCGACGCGCTGATCTTCGCGCGCGACCGTATCGCCGTCTTCCACGAGAAGCAGATACCCGCCGACGCACGCTTTACCGACCCGGTCGGCGCGGTGCTCGGCTGGCGCTGGACGCCGCTCGCCTCGGTCGGCCTCTACGTCCCGGGCGGGCAGGCGGCCTATCCCAGCTCGCTGCTGATGAACGCCGTCCCGGCCAAGGTCGCCGGCGTGAAGCGCCTCGTGATGACCGTGCCGGCGCCCGGCGGGCATCTGGAGCCGGTCGTGCTGGCCGCCGCGGAGATCGCCGGCGTGACCGAGATCTACCGGATCGGCGGCGCACAGGCGATCGCCGCACTCGCCTACGGCACCGCGACGATCGCCCCGGTGGACAAGATCGTCGGCCCCGGCAACGCCTATGTGGCGGCTGCCAAGCGGCAGGTGTTCGGCACCGTCGGAATCGACATGGTCGCCGGCCCGTCCGAGGTCGTCGTCGTCGCCGACGAGACCGCGCGGGCCGACATCGTCGCCGCCGACCTGCTGGCGCAGGCCGAGCACGACGAGGTGGCGCAGTCGATCCTGATCACCACGAGCCCGGAGCTGGCGGGGGAGGTGGACGCCGCCGTCGCCGAGCAGCTGGAGGTGTTGCCGCGCCGCGCCGTCGCGGAGGCGAGCTGGCGCGACCACGGCGCCATCATCCTCGTCGCCGACCTCGACGAGGCGGCCGCGCTGGTGGACCGGCTGGCGCCCGAGCACCTGGAGCTCGCCGTCGCCGACCCGGAGGCGCTCGCCGCAAAGGTCAGCCAGGCCGGCGCGATCTTCCTCGGCATGATGACGCCGGAGGCCATCGGCGACTATGTGGCCGGCCCCAACCACGTGCTGCCGACGAGCCGCTCGGCGCGTTTCTCCTCCGGCCTCTCCTCGTTCGACTTCCTGAAGCGCACCACCATGCTCAGCCTCGACCGTGCCGCGCTGGAGGCACTGGCGGGCCCGGCCATGACCCTCGCCGCATCCGAAGGGCTCGACGCGCACCGCCTGTCGATCGCGCGCCGTCTCTCATCCTCGTGA
- a CDS encoding GNAT family N-acetyltransferase, translating into MRLGVKLPSAAPRDIAVTMLVREDVPAVYEVHSRTLDALPASNLVRRDEPDDFYAMFDQGGAIIGLTESGRLVGYGMVRPEEPGSDDRKGVEDYVTARESVFVLDGSAVLPTYWSRGLQRTLIDARLDFAVERGAEHAVCTAAPNNVPSMRNLTKQGFRIVRAAQKTYGMRYLLWRPAAQAMPRPGEAESDWRAAEDIAGANALFDRGCFAYDAIRGDCGQPFLHFVLPTAVAGETRDDAAPAAEALATFTGAPVPEAIAPR; encoded by the coding sequence ATGAGGCTCGGCGTCAAACTCCCGTCGGCCGCCCCGCGCGACATCGCCGTCACCATGCTGGTGCGCGAGGACGTTCCCGCGGTCTACGAGGTGCACAGCCGCACGTTGGACGCGCTGCCGGCCAGCAACCTGGTGCGCCGCGACGAGCCGGACGACTTCTACGCCATGTTCGACCAGGGGGGCGCCATCATCGGCCTCACCGAGTCGGGGCGGCTCGTCGGCTACGGCATGGTGCGGCCGGAGGAACCCGGCAGCGACGACCGCAAGGGCGTCGAGGACTACGTGACGGCGCGGGAATCGGTCTTCGTGCTCGACGGGTCGGCGGTGCTGCCGACCTACTGGTCGCGCGGCCTTCAGCGCACGTTGATCGACGCGCGGCTCGACTTTGCGGTGGAGCGAGGGGCGGAGCACGCGGTGTGCACCGCGGCGCCCAACAACGTTCCCTCCATGCGCAACCTCACCAAGCAGGGGTTCCGGATCGTGCGTGCGGCGCAGAAGACCTACGGCATGCGCTACCTGCTCTGGCGCCCGGCCGCACAGGCGATGCCGCGCCCGGGCGAGGCCGAGAGCGACTGGCGTGCCGCCGAGGACATCGCCGGCGCCAACGCCCTGTTTGACCGCGGCTGCTTCGCCTACGACGCGATCCGCGGCGATTGCGGGCAGCCCTTCCTGCACTTCGTCCTGCCGACCGCCGTCGCGGGCGAAACGCGCGACGACGCCGCCCCCGCCGCCGAGGCACTGGCGACATTCACGGGCGCGCCGGTGCCGGAGGCTATTGCGCCGCGCTGA
- a CDS encoding ABC transporter substrate-binding protein — MLTRRKALALGAGLLATPYVTRARAQSPYRIAQILYRGQTEVEAGFSDYLAQRGVPVDLIEFNANLDPSRVPDIVKEVKALKPDLVYSWGTPNTIATFGRYDDVDPDKNITELPGVFTMVSAPVASGLVPTRESSGRNITGTSHVVPAEPQLRAMQTYKPFERLGVLYTSNEPNSLAIVANVKELGDEMGFTVVERTFPLGADGKPDGTAAKRLVEELAGEGAQWLYYLPDTFLSRQMADVTPTATALGVPGFSAAEAMQGDALVSLISRYYSVGQLTGYKAEQILVDGIAPAAIPIETLKRFALVINMKMARELALYPPLAMLNYANILRDE, encoded by the coding sequence ATGCTGACACGTCGTAAGGCCCTCGCCCTCGGAGCCGGTCTCCTCGCCACTCCCTACGTCACCCGCGCGCGGGCGCAGTCGCCCTACCGCATCGCGCAGATCCTCTATCGCGGCCAGACCGAGGTGGAGGCCGGCTTCAGCGATTATCTCGCCCAGCGCGGCGTGCCGGTGGATCTGATCGAGTTCAACGCCAACCTCGACCCCAGCCGCGTTCCGGATATCGTCAAGGAGGTCAAGGCGCTGAAGCCGGATCTCGTCTACTCCTGGGGCACACCCAACACGATCGCCACCTTCGGCCGCTACGACGACGTCGACCCGGACAAGAACATCACCGAGCTGCCGGGCGTCTTCACCATGGTCTCGGCGCCGGTCGCCTCCGGTCTGGTGCCGACGCGCGAATCCTCCGGCCGCAACATCACCGGCACGTCGCACGTCGTCCCGGCCGAGCCGCAGCTGCGCGCGATGCAGACCTACAAGCCGTTCGAGCGGCTGGGCGTGCTCTACACCTCCAACGAGCCCAACTCGCTCGCCATCGTCGCCAACGTGAAGGAGCTGGGGGACGAGATGGGCTTCACCGTCGTGGAGCGCACCTTTCCCCTCGGCGCCGACGGCAAGCCCGACGGGACGGCCGCCAAGCGTCTGGTTGAGGAGCTGGCCGGCGAGGGCGCCCAGTGGCTCTACTACCTGCCCGACACCTTCCTCAGCCGCCAGATGGCCGACGTGACGCCGACCGCGACCGCGCTCGGCGTGCCCGGCTTCTCGGCGGCGGAGGCGATGCAGGGGGATGCCCTGGTCAGCCTCATCAGCCGCTATTATTCGGTGGGCCAGCTCACCGGCTACAAGGCCGAGCAGATCCTGGTGGACGGCATCGCCCCGGCCGCGATCCCGATCGAGACGCTGAAGCGTTTCGCGCTCGTCATCAACATGAAGATGGCGCGCGAGCTGGCCCTCTATCCGCCCCTCGCGATGCTCAACTACGCCAACATCCTGAGGGACGAATGA
- a CDS encoding low molecular weight phosphatase family protein — MSVGRTPTSVLFVCRHNAIRSPMAAALARHAAPTTYIRSAGLETGQPDPFAVSVMAEKGLDISKRRPRSLEELNDTSFDLVVTLAPEAHHHVLDLARTQSFDVVYWPTLDPSGAQGSREQILESYRQVRDALGRQVEELFAQS; from the coding sequence ATGAGCGTGGGCCGCACGCCGACCTCCGTCCTCTTCGTCTGCCGACACAACGCGATTCGCTCGCCCATGGCCGCCGCGCTTGCACGCCACGCCGCGCCGACCACATATATCCGGTCGGCCGGCCTGGAAACGGGCCAGCCGGACCCCTTCGCCGTCAGCGTCATGGCCGAGAAGGGGCTCGATATCTCCAAGCGCAGGCCCCGCTCGCTGGAGGAGCTCAACGACACCTCGTTCGACCTCGTGGTGACGCTGGCGCCGGAGGCGCACCACCACGTGCTCGATCTGGCGCGCACGCAGAGCTTCGACGTCGTATACTGGCCGACGCTCGACCCCTCCGGCGCGCAGGGCTCGCGCGAGCAGATCCTGGAGAGCTACCGGCAGGTGCGCGACGCGCTCGGCCGGCAGGTCGAAGAGCTGTTTGCTCAATCTTGA
- a CDS encoding bifunctional diguanylate cyclase/phosphodiesterase produces MAVSATSLRNERGFRKIFILNIVAGLIIATTFGIGAFRVLDFLDHGLATILEKGARRWVAPMSEAPFFDVALSGNEPPADVVATVFKSFNDHGIDRVRVYGLDGKPAWAAPGDEDTARPLAPKVIEALRADEWSLRIYPTPYGEGETRHYADLLMPIRRDGATVGALGMRIHVSEAHAQYVTAIAFAVVGFTLLGLVGVVATVANAVLIARQRRHSDEIYHLAHHDALTGVANRNRFLATLDRAMLPAKLREGGVAVHVIDVDGFKGVNDSLGHDIGDQLLRVVAARLLDCAGEGDLVSRLGGDEFAVVQRHATRQSALELAERMLEAARAIRDLDGVPVSASLSIGVALAPEHATLSSELQKCADAAVYRAKREGRNQAVVFEVGMDGELKTRNTLRVMLRRALETDSFELHYQPIHEAHTNSLLGFEALLRLHDGDGGNISPAKFIPIAEDMGLTPRIGQWVLNEACRTAACWPAELSIAVNLSVQQFREDLATVVESALALSGLEASRLELEITETLFIAEPDQVVEQLRRIKALGVRVVMDDFGTGYSSLSYLWKFPFDKLKVDRSCFKSLDESESVGEVLRTISAMSGAMNLRVVAEGIETEVQRTFACQAGYDELQGYLCGRPMSLEAVLQYIRNSTVARRTVPDDIPMVRPSLLN; encoded by the coding sequence ATGGCGGTCTCCGCGACTTCGCTGCGAAACGAGCGGGGATTCCGCAAGATCTTCATCCTGAATATCGTCGCGGGGCTCATCATCGCGACGACGTTCGGGATCGGCGCCTTCCGGGTGCTCGACTTCCTCGATCACGGACTGGCCACGATCCTGGAGAAGGGCGCACGGCGCTGGGTCGCCCCGATGAGCGAGGCCCCCTTCTTCGACGTCGCGCTCAGCGGGAACGAACCGCCGGCCGACGTCGTCGCCACGGTCTTCAAGTCGTTCAACGACCATGGGATCGACCGGGTGCGCGTCTACGGCCTCGACGGCAAGCCGGCGTGGGCCGCGCCCGGCGACGAGGACACGGCGCGCCCGCTGGCCCCCAAGGTGATCGAGGCGCTGCGGGCCGACGAATGGTCGCTCCGCATCTACCCCACGCCCTACGGCGAAGGGGAGACCCGCCACTATGCCGACCTGCTGATGCCGATCCGCCGGGACGGCGCGACCGTCGGCGCCCTCGGCATGCGCATCCACGTCAGCGAGGCGCACGCGCAATACGTCACCGCGATCGCCTTCGCCGTCGTCGGCTTCACGCTGCTGGGGCTGGTCGGCGTCGTCGCGACGGTCGCCAACGCGGTCCTGATCGCCCGGCAGCGCCGCCATTCGGACGAGATCTACCACCTCGCCCACCACGACGCGCTGACCGGCGTCGCCAATCGCAACCGCTTCCTCGCCACGCTCGACCGCGCGATGCTGCCGGCCAAGCTGCGGGAGGGTGGCGTCGCCGTCCACGTGATCGACGTCGACGGGTTCAAGGGCGTCAACGACTCGCTGGGGCACGACATCGGCGACCAGTTGCTGCGGGTCGTCGCCGCCCGGCTGCTCGACTGTGCGGGCGAGGGCGACCTCGTCTCCCGCCTCGGCGGCGACGAGTTCGCCGTGGTGCAGCGCCATGCGACGCGGCAGAGCGCGCTGGAGCTGGCCGAACGGATGCTGGAGGCCGCCCGCGCGATCCGTGATCTGGACGGCGTCCCGGTGAGCGCCTCGCTCAGCATCGGCGTCGCGTTGGCGCCGGAGCACGCGACCCTCTCCTCCGAATTGCAGAAGTGCGCCGACGCGGCCGTCTACCGGGCCAAGCGCGAGGGGCGTAATCAGGCCGTCGTCTTCGAGGTCGGCATGGACGGGGAGCTGAAGACCCGCAACACCCTGCGCGTGATGCTGCGCCGCGCGCTGGAGACCGATTCCTTCGAGCTTCACTACCAGCCGATCCACGAAGCGCACACCAACTCGCTCCTCGGCTTCGAGGCGCTGCTGCGCCTGCACGACGGCGACGGCGGCAACATCTCGCCGGCCAAGTTCATCCCCATCGCCGAGGACATGGGCCTCACCCCGCGCATCGGTCAGTGGGTGCTGAACGAGGCGTGCCGGACCGCGGCGTGCTGGCCGGCGGAGCTGTCGATCGCGGTGAACCTGTCGGTGCAGCAGTTCCGCGAGGACCTCGCCACGGTGGTCGAGAGTGCGTTGGCGCTCTCGGGCCTGGAGGCGAGCCGGCTCGAGCTGGAAATCACCGAGACGCTGTTCATCGCCGAACCCGACCAGGTCGTCGAGCAGCTGCGGCGGATCAAGGCGTTGGGCGTGCGAGTGGTGATGGACGACTTCGGCACCGGCTACTCGAGCCTCAGCTACCTGTGGAAGTTCCCATTCGACAAACTGAAGGTCGACCGATCCTGCTTCAAGTCGCTCGACGAGTCGGAGAGCGTCGGCGAGGTTCTGCGTACGATCAGCGCGATGAGCGGGGCGATGAACCTGCGCGTCGTCGCCGAGGGGATCGAGACCGAGGTGCAGCGGACCTTCGCCTGCCAGGCCGGCTATGACGAGCTGCAAGGCTACCTGTGCGGCCGGCCGATGTCGCTGGAGGCGGTGCTGCAATATATCCGCAACTCCACCGTCGCCCGGCGCACCGTCCCGGATGACATCCCGATGGTCCGGCCCAGCCTCCTCAACTGA